ATGCAGGTGCTCGGGGCAGTCAAAATGGTAATTCGGAAAATTCAGCCGCTCCAAACACTGCCAAACGCTTCGTAACAATGAAGACGCTGATGCTCTCGGTGGCCAAGTTAGACCGTTTGATAGAAGGCTTTCTGTCTGATTTTCTAAGAGGCAAAAGTGCCGAAACATCTGGCACATATCAGCGTGCCCTGCGAGAATTTCAGCGCTACTTTGCCGTTGCGCAAACGTGGTTTCAATTTCGTCCCGAAGATATTGAGGAGTACAAGCGATACTTGATGGAAGAGCGCCGACTCAGTCAAGTATCTGTTTCCACTTATCTAACATCACTGCGTCGACTTTTGGACTACTTCGTCTCGCAAGACCTGCTGGATGAAAACCCTGCGCGTCAAGTCAAGGGCAATCGGCGTCCTGTGCACCACACCGCAGGCACGCTCACTGAGGCGGAGGTGAAAAAGCTCCTATCTGTAATTCCAACAGAGAAGTTGCAAGACCATCGTGATGCAATTACCGTGCGCCTAATGCTGGAAGCAGCTGTCTCCGAGCACGAACTGGTAAAAGCCAATGTAGAAGACCTAAAAAAGTTTTCAACGCACTATGTGCTCTATGTGCAAGGCAAAGGCAAAAAGACCAAAGAAGATACAGTTGAAGTGCCACTCTCGCTGGGGCAGGAGATAGAAGCCTATTTGGA
This genomic interval from Chloroherpetonaceae bacterium contains the following:
- a CDS encoding site-specific integrase, which produces MKTLMLSVAKLDRLIEGFLSDFLRGKSAETSGTYQRALREFQRYFAVAQTWFQFRPEDIEEYKRYLMEERRLSQVSVSTYLTSLRRLLDYFVSQDLLDENPARQVKGNRRPVHHTAGTLTEAEVKKLLSVIPTEKLQDHRDAITVRLMLEAAVSEHELVKANVEDLKKFSTHYVLYVQGKGKKTKEDTVEVPLSLGQEIEAYLERRQPLYPLSPLLASHSRRISEARMTTRALNYRINHWLQVAGIVRDNITPHSLRHTAAKLWLERDGLSLEEVRRRMRHGMIATTKIYTLPPDAVQI